A region of Pyxidicoccus parkwaysis DNA encodes the following proteins:
- a CDS encoding M1 family aminopeptidase — MHTVARRAAVLLSLTSLWACAPAETEAPTTSPTSESEVLGETQESLSCATVSDGSPFGACPDLCAVVDRIPLPQPRASLSRNILTTSLDVKLDTLSATAAIQVAPSLAPGLSLKVGNIQILGVRSRCGALNYTVQDGQLDIGMPVWANTVLVDYIFAETPDFDGYLPNGSTFLWPSFCPNLFPCHPALADGVKFSLKVSNVPAGKKAVYPTHIPADAPAYMIAWAVGDYTELPLGTTSEGTQVSVWHLPGEAAAATTGTLHLKDAVDFYERQYGPYTFGDKVGSVSANWGPGAYGGMEHHPYWHVASDAMEDKLVHQHEAAHGWYGNGVRIQCWEDFVLSEGTAEYLTARSVRATEGAEAEAAVWVQWKGELDRAVSRGDTLALPDSTCNAIDILTHPLWSNIPYKKGAFFYKALEKQIGTAAIDRALSTFYRQHVGGTARMQQFLDLVKTQTGQDPTPLANAWLRSLGIPAEVP; from the coding sequence ATGCATACTGTTGCAAGAAGAGCCGCAGTCCTCCTGTCCCTCACGAGCCTCTGGGCCTGTGCGCCCGCGGAGACCGAAGCCCCCACGACCTCCCCCACCTCCGAGTCCGAGGTGCTGGGTGAGACGCAGGAGTCCCTGTCCTGCGCCACGGTCTCGGACGGCTCGCCGTTCGGCGCCTGTCCCGACCTGTGCGCGGTGGTGGACCGCATCCCGCTGCCTCAGCCCCGGGCGAGCCTGTCGCGCAACATCCTCACCACGTCGCTGGACGTGAAGCTGGACACGCTGAGCGCCACGGCCGCCATCCAGGTCGCTCCGTCGCTCGCGCCGGGCCTGTCGCTGAAGGTCGGCAACATCCAGATTCTGGGCGTGCGCAGCCGCTGCGGCGCGCTCAACTACACCGTGCAGGACGGGCAGCTCGACATCGGCATGCCGGTCTGGGCGAACACCGTCCTCGTCGACTACATCTTCGCCGAGACGCCCGACTTCGACGGCTACCTGCCCAACGGCAGCACCTTCCTGTGGCCGTCCTTCTGTCCGAACCTCTTCCCCTGTCACCCGGCGCTGGCGGACGGCGTGAAGTTCTCGCTCAAGGTGAGCAACGTCCCCGCGGGCAAGAAGGCCGTGTACCCCACGCACATTCCCGCTGACGCTCCGGCGTACATGATTGCGTGGGCGGTGGGCGACTACACCGAGCTGCCCCTGGGCACGACGTCCGAGGGCACGCAGGTCTCCGTGTGGCACCTGCCCGGTGAGGCCGCCGCCGCCACCACGGGCACGCTGCACCTGAAGGACGCGGTGGACTTCTACGAGCGGCAGTACGGCCCGTACACCTTCGGCGACAAGGTCGGCTCCGTGTCCGCCAACTGGGGCCCGGGCGCGTACGGCGGCATGGAGCACCACCCGTACTGGCACGTGGCCTCCGACGCCATGGAAGACAAGCTGGTGCACCAGCACGAGGCCGCCCACGGCTGGTACGGCAACGGCGTGCGCATCCAGTGCTGGGAGGACTTCGTCCTCTCCGAGGGCACCGCCGAGTACCTCACCGCCCGCTCCGTGCGCGCCACCGAGGGCGCGGAAGCCGAGGCCGCCGTCTGGGTGCAGTGGAAGGGCGAGCTGGACCGCGCCGTCTCGCGCGGCGACACCCTCGCGCTGCCGGATTCCACCTGCAACGCGATTGACATCCTCACCCACCCGCTCTGGTCCAACATCCCCTACAAGAAGGGCGCCTTCTTCTACAAGGCGCTGGAGAAGCAGATTGGCACCGCGGCCATCGACCGCGCGCTGTCCACCTTCTACCGCCAGCACGTGGGCGGCACCGCGCGCATGCAGCAGTTCCTGGACCTCGTGAAGACGCAGACGGGCCAGGACCCGACGCCGCTGGCGAACGCGTGGCTGCGCAGCCTCGGCATCCCCGCCGAGGTGCCCTGA
- a CDS encoding HlyD family secretion protein, translated as MRRAVLLFVVLVGVLGALLGVRILKDRRAAEGPAGGSGVVEGTGVDVRSRINARVVTRHVEEGDRVAKGALLVTLDCTEPEASLSETEARLAMARAQADAAKAAAMAATRNSEAVAAQATGSQAQIASLADQQGLAKRQADRLQQMGAATTEASLDQAKAQAASLEQQLEAARHASTAAGRQARAAAEQERASLQQAESAARGVEAADATVRRARINVAECELRAPISGTVETLALEPGELALPGAVVARLVDTARPKATFYLPNAELAAAHPGQEATVRADAYPDRTFNARVVTVAREAAFTPRNVQTRSDRDRLVYPVEVHIDAPEGVLLPGMPVEITLQPRQAPAVAEQQP; from the coding sequence ATGCGACGTGCCGTCCTGTTGTTCGTGGTCCTGGTGGGCGTGCTCGGCGCCCTGCTGGGCGTCCGCATCCTGAAGGACCGCCGGGCGGCGGAAGGCCCTGCTGGCGGCTCGGGTGTGGTGGAGGGCACCGGGGTGGATGTGCGCTCCCGCATCAACGCCCGCGTGGTGACGCGGCACGTGGAGGAAGGCGACCGGGTGGCCAAGGGCGCGCTGCTCGTCACGCTCGACTGCACCGAGCCCGAGGCCAGCCTCTCGGAGACAGAGGCGCGGCTGGCCATGGCGCGTGCCCAGGCAGATGCCGCGAAGGCCGCTGCCATGGCCGCCACCCGCAACAGCGAGGCCGTGGCCGCGCAGGCCACGGGCAGCCAGGCGCAGATTGCTTCGCTCGCGGACCAGCAGGGACTCGCGAAGCGGCAGGCGGACCGCCTCCAGCAGATGGGGGCGGCGACGACGGAGGCCTCGCTGGACCAGGCGAAGGCGCAGGCCGCGTCGCTGGAGCAGCAGTTGGAGGCCGCGCGTCACGCCAGCACCGCCGCCGGGCGACAGGCCCGCGCCGCCGCCGAGCAGGAGCGCGCGAGCCTGCAGCAGGCCGAGTCCGCCGCACGCGGAGTGGAGGCCGCCGACGCCACGGTGCGCCGCGCCCGCATCAACGTGGCGGAGTGTGAATTGCGTGCGCCCATCTCGGGCACGGTGGAGACGCTGGCGCTGGAGCCCGGAGAGCTGGCCCTGCCCGGCGCGGTGGTAGCGCGGCTGGTGGACACGGCCCGTCCCAAGGCCACCTTCTACCTGCCCAACGCGGAGCTGGCGGCGGCGCACCCCGGACAGGAGGCCACGGTGCGCGCGGACGCGTACCCGGACCGCACCTTCAACGCCCGCGTCGTCACCGTCGCGCGCGAGGCGGCCTTCACGCCGCGCAACGTGCAGACGCGCAGCGACAGGGACAGGCTCGTCTACCCCGTTGAGGTCCACATCGACGCGCCGGAGGGCGTGCTGCTGCCGGGCATGCCGGTGGAAATCACGCTGCAGCCCCGGCAGGCGCCGGCGGTGGCGGAGCAGCAGCCATGA
- a CDS encoding ABC transporter ATP-binding protein, with the protein MSDAPDVALEAVRKSFGKTEALRGVSLAVGHGEVYGLVGPDGAGKTTAIRLMAGLLRADGGHVRMLGEDPTHPRSQVREGLGLVPQRNTLYGDLSVDENLHFFARLFGLSKEDFASRREKLLDITRLGRFTDRRADALSGGMYKKLALACALLHRPRVLLLDEPTNGVDPVSRRELWELLYTLVHDGMTLVVSTPYMDEAARCHRVGLLYAGELIAEGGPRELARQHGVAASNFEAVFLALVERRNGTGGRAA; encoded by the coding sequence ATGAGCGACGCGCCGGACGTCGCGCTGGAGGCGGTGCGGAAGAGCTTCGGCAAGACGGAGGCCCTGCGCGGCGTCTCGCTGGCGGTGGGCCACGGCGAGGTGTACGGCCTCGTGGGCCCGGACGGCGCGGGGAAGACGACGGCCATCCGCCTCATGGCGGGCCTGCTGCGCGCGGACGGCGGCCACGTGCGGATGCTGGGCGAGGACCCGACGCACCCGCGCTCCCAGGTGCGCGAGGGGCTGGGCCTGGTGCCGCAGCGCAACACCCTCTACGGCGACCTGAGCGTGGATGAGAACCTCCACTTCTTCGCGCGGCTGTTCGGCCTGTCGAAGGAGGACTTCGCGTCGCGGCGCGAGAAGCTGCTGGACATCACCCGGCTGGGCCGCTTCACGGACCGGCGCGCGGATGCGCTCTCCGGCGGCATGTACAAGAAGCTGGCGCTGGCGTGCGCCCTGCTCCACCGGCCGCGCGTGCTGCTGCTGGACGAGCCCACCAACGGCGTGGACCCGGTGAGCCGCCGAGAGCTCTGGGAGCTGCTCTACACGCTGGTCCACGACGGCATGACGCTGGTGGTGTCCACGCCGTACATGGACGAGGCCGCGCGCTGCCACCGCGTGGGGCTGCTCTACGCGGGCGAGCTCATCGCCGAGGGCGGCCCGCGAGAGCTGGCGCGCCAGCACGGTGTTGCGGCCTCCAACTTCGAGGCGGTGTTCCTCGCGCTGGTGGAGCGGCGCAATGGCACCGGCGGGAGGGCCGCATGA
- a CDS encoding YdeI/OmpD-associated family protein gives MPATKKAVVKKAPAKKVAAKKSVATKTPAKKASLAGEAPILPFESQRAWDTWLAKHHASSRGVWLKLAKKAAGVPSVNYAEALEVALVWGWIDGQKQSFDDAWWLQKFTPRGPKSIWSKVNCEKVQVLIDAGKMQPSGLAAVESAKQDGRWAQAYEPPSKATVPEDLAAAFTANPKAAAFFATLNAANRYAVLWRVQTAKKPETRARRISDLVAMLARHEKLHP, from the coding sequence ATGCCCGCGACGAAGAAGGCCGTGGTGAAGAAGGCGCCCGCGAAGAAGGTGGCGGCGAAGAAGTCCGTGGCGACGAAGACGCCCGCGAAGAAGGCCTCGCTCGCGGGGGAGGCGCCCATCCTCCCATTCGAGAGTCAGCGCGCGTGGGACACGTGGCTCGCGAAGCACCATGCGTCGTCGCGCGGGGTGTGGCTGAAGCTCGCGAAGAAGGCGGCGGGTGTCCCTTCCGTCAATTACGCGGAGGCGCTGGAGGTGGCGCTCGTGTGGGGCTGGATTGACGGGCAGAAGCAGAGCTTCGACGACGCGTGGTGGCTCCAGAAGTTCACGCCACGCGGGCCGAAGAGCATCTGGTCCAAGGTGAACTGCGAGAAGGTGCAGGTGCTCATCGATGCGGGGAAGATGCAGCCCTCCGGGCTCGCTGCGGTGGAGAGCGCGAAGCAGGACGGGCGCTGGGCGCAGGCCTACGAACCACCGAGCAAGGCCACCGTGCCCGAGGACCTCGCGGCCGCCTTCACCGCGAACCCGAAGGCCGCGGCGTTCTTCGCCACGCTCAACGCCGCCAACCGCTATGCCGTGCTGTGGCGTGTGCAGACGGCGAAGAAGCCGGAGACTCGCGCCCGCCGCATCTCCGACCTCGTGGCGATGCTCGCCCGCCACGAGAAGCTCCACCCCTGA
- a CDS encoding sigma-54-dependent transcriptional regulator, whose translation MSAETGTAADITHPVLVVDDDAGVRFTLKETLRSLPGVAVDVAEDGEVALAKLATKAYELVITDLRMPRVDGMELVKRLHGQPHAPRIIVVTAHGSERFAVEAVKAGAYDYFRKPFDVDELLAVVTRALEAVRLRDENERLAGELNLSRSLVFASQAMGRLAQLVQRAGSRDVTVLITGESGTGKERVAEALVRASPRADKPYLRFNCAALTEELAEAELFGHSKGAFTGAHRVRQGLFREADGGTLLLDEVGELAPPLQAKLLRVLQEGEVRPVGEDRPVKVDVRILAATHRDLRRRAAEGTFREDLYYRLNVVQLRVPPLRERPEDIPVLARMFLDRFSDRFHTGPLKVPDGFFEKLRALPWPGNVRELENTLESLVALSSDGELDLGLLPVPEAPAPGAPSGSSSSGSSTSAEALDGVGLKERVEAYERGLVLDALRISSGNRSEAARRLGIGRATLHDKLRKYGLDAAPEEGG comes from the coding sequence ATGTCGGCTGAGACGGGCACCGCCGCGGATATCACCCATCCCGTGCTCGTGGTGGACGACGACGCCGGTGTGCGCTTCACGCTGAAGGAGACGCTGCGCAGCCTGCCCGGCGTTGCGGTGGACGTCGCGGAGGACGGCGAGGTCGCCCTGGCGAAGCTGGCGACGAAGGCCTACGAGCTGGTCATCACCGACCTGCGCATGCCGCGCGTGGACGGCATGGAGTTGGTGAAGCGGCTGCACGGACAGCCCCACGCGCCGCGCATCATCGTCGTCACCGCGCACGGCTCGGAGCGCTTCGCGGTGGAGGCCGTGAAGGCCGGCGCGTACGACTACTTCCGCAAGCCCTTCGACGTGGACGAACTGCTCGCCGTCGTCACGCGCGCCCTGGAAGCCGTGCGGCTGCGCGACGAGAACGAGCGGCTGGCCGGCGAGCTGAACCTGTCCCGCTCGCTGGTGTTCGCCTCGCAGGCCATGGGGCGGCTGGCGCAGCTCGTCCAGCGCGCGGGCTCGCGGGACGTGACGGTGCTGATTACCGGAGAGAGCGGCACGGGCAAGGAGCGCGTGGCCGAAGCGCTGGTGCGCGCCTCTCCGCGCGCGGACAAGCCCTACCTGCGCTTCAACTGCGCGGCGCTCACGGAGGAGTTGGCGGAGGCGGAGCTGTTCGGCCATTCGAAGGGCGCCTTCACCGGTGCCCACCGCGTGCGCCAGGGCCTGTTCCGCGAGGCGGACGGCGGCACGCTGCTGCTCGACGAGGTGGGCGAGCTGGCCCCGCCGCTCCAGGCCAAGCTGCTGCGCGTGTTGCAGGAAGGCGAGGTGCGCCCCGTGGGCGAGGACCGTCCCGTCAAGGTGGACGTGCGCATCCTCGCGGCCACGCACCGGGACCTACGCCGCCGCGCCGCGGAAGGGACGTTCCGCGAGGATTTGTACTACCGCCTCAACGTGGTGCAGCTCCGCGTGCCGCCGCTGCGCGAGCGTCCGGAGGACATCCCCGTCCTGGCCCGCATGTTCCTGGACCGCTTCAGCGACCGCTTCCACACGGGCCCGCTGAAGGTGCCCGACGGCTTCTTCGAGAAGCTGCGCGCGCTGCCCTGGCCGGGCAACGTGCGCGAGCTGGAGAACACGCTCGAGAGCCTCGTCGCGCTCTCCAGCGATGGCGAGCTGGACCTGGGCCTGCTGCCCGTCCCCGAGGCCCCGGCCCCCGGTGCGCCCTCGGGCTCCTCCTCGTCCGGCTCCAGCACCAGCGCGGAGGCGCTGGACGGCGTGGGGCTCAAGGAGCGCGTGGAGGCGTACGAGCGAGGACTCGTCCTCGACGCGCTGCGCATCTCCAGTGGCAATCGCAGCGAGGCTGCGCGGAGGCTGGGCATCGGCCGCGCCACGTTGCACGACAAGCTGCGCAAGTACGGGCTGGACGCGGCCCCGGAAGAAGGCGGGTAG
- a CDS encoding ABC transporter ATP-binding protein, producing the protein MSTAIEVEHLTRRFGAFTAVNDVSFTVGTGEIFGYLGANGAGKSTTIRMLCGLLKPTGGHARVAGHDVSAEPERVKAGIGYMSQRFSLYLDLTVRANLEFFASAYGAHGRELERRIGEMLERMQLTSIQDEVTGSLPGGLQQRVALASAVLHRPRIVFLDEPTAGVDPMQRRSFWSLIRELAAGGTTVFVTTHYMDEAENCARIGIMVDGRLVALDTPEGLKRTHAPGRVLEVRGPNLAHALDALRGEPGVLDVSRFGSGATVRVDPARLTADSLGQWLRARGVDPLEMEESAPTLDDVFLALTAGAQRGED; encoded by the coding sequence ATGAGCACCGCCATCGAGGTGGAGCACCTCACGCGCCGCTTCGGCGCCTTCACCGCGGTGAACGACGTGAGCTTCACCGTGGGGACCGGAGAAATCTTCGGCTACCTGGGCGCGAACGGCGCCGGCAAGTCCACCACCATCCGCATGCTGTGCGGCCTCTTGAAGCCCACGGGAGGCCACGCGCGTGTCGCGGGCCACGACGTGAGCGCCGAGCCGGAACGGGTGAAGGCGGGCATCGGCTACATGTCCCAGCGCTTCTCGCTGTACCTGGACCTGACGGTGCGCGCGAACCTGGAGTTCTTCGCGTCCGCCTACGGCGCGCACGGGCGCGAATTGGAGCGGCGCATCGGCGAGATGCTGGAGCGCATGCAGCTCACCTCCATCCAGGACGAGGTGACGGGCTCGCTGCCGGGCGGTCTGCAACAGCGCGTGGCGCTGGCCAGCGCGGTGCTGCACCGCCCGCGCATCGTCTTCCTCGACGAGCCCACCGCGGGTGTGGACCCGATGCAGCGCCGTTCCTTCTGGTCGCTCATCCGCGAGCTGGCCGCGGGCGGCACCACCGTCTTCGTCACCACGCACTACATGGACGAGGCGGAGAACTGCGCGCGCATCGGCATCATGGTGGACGGCCGGCTGGTGGCGCTGGACACGCCCGAGGGACTCAAGCGCACGCACGCCCCGGGCCGCGTCCTCGAGGTGCGCGGCCCCAACCTCGCCCACGCGCTGGACGCGCTGCGCGGCGAGCCCGGCGTGCTGGACGTGAGCCGCTTCGGCTCGGGCGCGACGGTGCGCGTGGACCCGGCGAGGCTGACGGCGGACTCGCTCGGGCAGTGGCTGCGCGCGCGGGGCGTGGACCCGCTGGAGATGGAGGAGTCCGCGCCCACGCTCGACGACGTGTTCCTGGCGCTCACCGCCGGGGCGCAGCGAGGGGAGGACTGA
- a CDS encoding response regulator, which yields MDDLPANLFALECILAPLGQRLVRAASGQEALRRVLDEDFAVILLDLRLGDMNGVDVLTLLRQRERNRRTPVLILSGMDGDAPELQPAFKQGAVDYMRKPLVPDVLRDRVSLFVELRQMQAALRRQEQQIGELSRRLDEAERELAVRRSASGTPVPHPERAE from the coding sequence GTGGACGACCTTCCGGCGAACCTCTTCGCGCTGGAGTGCATCCTCGCCCCGCTCGGGCAGCGGCTGGTGCGCGCCGCGTCCGGACAGGAAGCGCTCCGGCGGGTGCTCGACGAGGACTTCGCCGTCATCCTCCTGGACCTGCGGCTGGGCGACATGAACGGCGTGGACGTGCTGACGCTGCTGCGCCAGCGCGAGCGCAACCGGCGCACGCCCGTCCTCATCCTGTCCGGAATGGACGGGGACGCTCCGGAGCTGCAACCGGCCTTCAAGCAGGGCGCCGTGGACTACATGCGCAAGCCCCTGGTGCCCGACGTGCTGAGGGACAGGGTGTCACTCTTCGTGGAGCTGCGTCAGATGCAGGCCGCGCTGCGTCGACAGGAACAGCAGATCGGCGAGCTGTCCCGGCGGCTCGACGAAGCCGAGCGCGAGCTGGCCGTGCGCCGTTCCGCTTCTGGGACGCCCGTTCCACATCCGGAACGCGCGGAGTGA
- a CDS encoding ABC transporter permease, with product MATSHVKRTVGRILAMAGKEVLHIRRDIRTLYLALAMPVLLLVLFGFGISFDVDHLGLAVVDQDRTAQSRELVRNVTASEEFIVEWEGTSPEEALRELRRGRAIGVLVVPRRFAEDVATGGAEVQFLLDGADGNTATQAMAKMQALVEMASRKLAGFAPRAPPLEVRVRTLFNPNSRSALFLVPGLASYLLAIVAVLITALTVAREWERGSMEQLFATPVGRMEIIVGKLLPYLGIGLLQVLLVLTAGAWVFDVPVRGSVVALGLGALLFLIGMLGQGLLISVVTRNQVVATQVATMTSVLPSMLLSGFIFPIANLPPPLKVVSMLIPARYFVSTLRGVLLRGNGVDVLWPQLLAMAAFATVMLTLATRRFHRRLD from the coding sequence ATGGCCACTTCACACGTGAAGCGCACGGTGGGCCGCATCCTCGCCATGGCCGGCAAGGAGGTGCTGCACATCCGTCGCGACATCCGCACCCTCTACCTCGCGCTGGCCATGCCGGTGCTGCTGCTGGTGCTCTTCGGCTTCGGCATCAGCTTCGACGTGGACCACCTGGGCCTCGCGGTGGTGGACCAGGACCGCACCGCGCAGTCGCGTGAATTGGTGCGCAACGTGACGGCGTCCGAGGAGTTCATCGTTGAGTGGGAGGGCACGTCGCCCGAGGAAGCACTGCGCGAATTGCGACGCGGCCGCGCCATTGGCGTGCTGGTGGTGCCCCGCCGCTTCGCCGAGGACGTAGCCACCGGCGGCGCCGAGGTGCAGTTCCTCCTGGACGGCGCGGACGGCAACACGGCCACGCAGGCGATGGCCAAGATGCAGGCCCTGGTGGAGATGGCGAGCCGGAAGCTCGCGGGCTTCGCGCCTCGGGCGCCTCCGCTGGAGGTGCGGGTGCGGACGCTGTTCAACCCGAACAGCCGCTCGGCGCTGTTCCTGGTGCCGGGGCTGGCGTCGTACCTGCTGGCCATCGTCGCGGTGCTCATCACCGCGCTCACCGTGGCGCGCGAGTGGGAGCGCGGCTCCATGGAGCAGCTCTTCGCCACACCCGTGGGGCGCATGGAAATCATCGTGGGCAAGCTGCTGCCGTACCTCGGCATCGGACTGCTCCAGGTGCTGCTGGTGCTGACAGCGGGCGCGTGGGTGTTCGACGTGCCGGTGCGTGGCAGCGTGGTGGCGCTGGGGCTGGGCGCTCTGCTGTTCCTCATCGGCATGCTGGGCCAGGGGCTGCTCATCTCGGTGGTGACGCGCAACCAGGTGGTGGCGACGCAGGTGGCGACGATGACGTCCGTGCTGCCGTCCATGCTGCTGTCGGGCTTCATCTTCCCCATCGCCAACCTGCCCCCGCCGCTGAAGGTGGTGAGCATGTTGATTCCGGCGCGGTACTTCGTGAGCACGCTGCGCGGAGTGCTGCTGCGCGGCAACGGCGTGGACGTGCTGTGGCCGCAGTTGTTGGCCATGGCGGCGTTCGCGACGGTGATGCTGACGCTGGCCACGCGCCGCTTCCATCGACGGTTGGACTGA
- a CDS encoding sensor histidine kinase, whose product MDSRTRRNFKDIQLRHLSRIFGRMVVLRASVGAGLFLAVAAMVVADGAPWRMVWLVVQKVCALSFFFFELRRYKREGLTKRSVPINLLLGVMFQQSLVMGTGGLASPLLFMVFPLAFVGATTLPRVWHLRVFKAELLALTLMAVPQLAGWLPMLPLSYVGAPPRPWMFAIALGMFLLIIATNAVGAAIRMTFDDMLLDALAQRDELLATHRSYSRALESMSGEIAHELKNPLATVKGLTQLMVREAGRAQPTERLEVLSSEVVRMQGILEEFLNFSRPLVPLSVSAVDLVALCDEELVLHEGLAAQGEVKLERVGVGPVHAVCDPRKVKQVVMNLLHNAIEASPRGGHVILEVDANSIGEARVSIKDQGEGLPLQVAGRAFEAGVTSKSKGSGLGLTVARALARQHGGDVKLENASGGGCVAELVLPRELPADILKPVGSGEVAHVG is encoded by the coding sequence ATGGACTCGCGGACCCGGCGCAACTTCAAGGACATCCAGCTCCGGCACCTCAGCCGCATCTTCGGGCGCATGGTGGTGCTGCGAGCCTCCGTCGGCGCCGGCCTCTTCCTCGCGGTCGCGGCGATGGTGGTGGCGGACGGCGCGCCGTGGCGGATGGTCTGGCTCGTCGTGCAGAAAGTCTGCGCGCTCTCGTTCTTCTTCTTCGAGCTGCGTCGTTACAAGCGTGAGGGACTCACGAAGCGCAGCGTGCCCATCAACCTGCTCCTGGGCGTGATGTTCCAGCAGAGCCTGGTGATGGGGACGGGAGGCCTGGCCAGCCCGCTCCTGTTCATGGTGTTCCCGCTGGCCTTCGTGGGCGCCACCACGCTTCCTCGGGTGTGGCATCTGCGCGTATTCAAGGCGGAGCTCCTGGCCTTGACGTTGATGGCGGTGCCCCAGCTCGCGGGCTGGTTGCCCATGCTGCCGCTGTCCTACGTGGGCGCGCCGCCCCGGCCGTGGATGTTCGCCATCGCGTTGGGGATGTTCCTGCTCATCATCGCGACCAACGCAGTGGGCGCCGCCATCCGCATGACGTTCGACGACATGCTCCTCGACGCGCTGGCGCAGCGGGACGAACTGCTGGCCACGCACCGCTCGTACTCGCGCGCGCTGGAGTCCATGTCCGGCGAGATTGCCCATGAGCTCAAGAACCCGCTGGCCACGGTGAAGGGGCTCACGCAGCTCATGGTGCGCGAGGCCGGCCGCGCCCAGCCCACCGAGCGCCTGGAGGTGCTGTCGAGCGAGGTGGTGCGGATGCAGGGCATCCTGGAGGAGTTCCTCAACTTCTCGCGGCCCCTGGTGCCGTTGTCGGTGAGCGCGGTGGACCTGGTGGCGCTGTGCGACGAGGAGCTGGTGCTTCATGAAGGACTGGCGGCGCAGGGTGAGGTGAAGCTGGAGCGCGTGGGCGTGGGGCCGGTGCATGCGGTATGCGACCCGCGCAAGGTGAAGCAGGTGGTGATGAACCTGCTTCACAACGCAATCGAGGCGAGCCCGCGCGGAGGCCACGTGATTCTGGAGGTGGACGCGAACTCCATCGGCGAGGCTCGGGTGTCCATCAAGGACCAGGGCGAGGGCCTTCCGCTCCAGGTCGCGGGCCGTGCCTTCGAGGCGGGCGTCACCAGCAAGTCGAAGGGCTCCGGGCTGGGGCTGACGGTGGCGCGCGCGCTGGCGCGGCAGCATGGTGGAGACGTCAAGCTGGAGAACGCGTCCGGAGGAGGGTGCGTGGCGGAGCTGGTGCTGCCCAGGGAGCTGCCCGCGGACATCCTCAAGCCCGTCGGTTCAGGCGAGGTGGCCCATGTCGGCTGA
- a CDS encoding ABC transporter permease, translated as MHPLVIQYRAVVVKEVRQTVRDRRVMALLTIAPLMQLFVLGFAVNFDVRHVPTAVVDRDHTSESRDYARSLLAGDTLDLKAEPQDERTAQELLERGEASVAVVFPPEFQQDVLRGTGAQVQALVDGSDPVRSGVAVDMVARHAADRATRLLQSEAVARGETPPRSPVTLVPRVLYNPELSTAVYVVPGIAAMLLLVVTTIIMAMGLARERESGTLEQLQVTPLKPGILMAGKVTPFVLIGLVDVGLALSVGAWVFHVPLRGNLGIVALATLLYLLSTLGVGLLIATLSRTQQQAFVGGFLFLLPAVLLSGVMTPIHAMPDWLAWVTYFNPVRYYVEVLRGTLLKSASLGDLWRQVVLLGVFGTLVISLASRRFRKTSA; from the coding sequence ATGCATCCCCTGGTCATTCAGTACCGGGCCGTGGTGGTGAAGGAGGTCCGGCAGACGGTGCGGGACAGGCGCGTCATGGCCCTGCTCACGATTGCGCCGCTGATGCAGCTCTTCGTCCTCGGCTTCGCGGTGAACTTCGACGTGCGCCACGTGCCCACGGCGGTGGTGGACCGCGACCACACCTCGGAGAGCCGCGACTATGCGCGCTCGCTGCTGGCCGGGGACACGCTCGACTTGAAGGCGGAGCCCCAGGACGAGCGCACCGCGCAGGAGTTGCTGGAGCGCGGCGAGGCCTCCGTGGCGGTGGTCTTCCCTCCGGAGTTCCAGCAGGACGTGCTGCGCGGGACGGGCGCGCAGGTGCAGGCACTGGTGGATGGCTCGGACCCGGTGCGCTCGGGCGTGGCGGTGGACATGGTGGCGCGGCACGCGGCCGACCGTGCGACGCGGCTGCTGCAGTCGGAGGCCGTGGCTCGTGGAGAGACGCCGCCGCGGTCGCCGGTGACGCTGGTGCCGCGCGTCCTCTACAACCCGGAGCTGTCCACGGCGGTATACGTGGTGCCGGGCATCGCGGCGATGCTGCTGCTCGTCGTCACCACCATCATCATGGCCATGGGCCTGGCGCGAGAGCGCGAGAGCGGCACGCTGGAGCAGCTCCAGGTGACACCGCTCAAGCCCGGCATCCTGATGGCGGGCAAGGTGACGCCCTTCGTCCTCATCGGCCTCGTGGACGTGGGGCTCGCGCTGAGCGTGGGCGCGTGGGTCTTCCACGTGCCGCTGCGGGGGAACCTGGGAATCGTGGCGCTGGCCACCCTGCTCTACCTGCTGTCCACGCTGGGCGTGGGACTGCTCATCGCCACGCTGAGCCGCACGCAGCAGCAGGCCTTCGTCGGCGGCTTCCTCTTCCTGCTGCCCGCGGTGCTGTTGTCCGGGGTGATGACGCCGATTCACGCCATGCCGGACTGGCTCGCGTGGGTGACGTACTTCAACCCGGTGCGCTACTACGTGGAGGTGCTGCGCGGCACGCTGCTCAAGAGCGCGAGCCTCGGCGACTTGTGGCGGCAGGTGGTGCTGCTCGGCGTGTTCGGCACCCTGGTGATCTCGCTGGCCTCGCGAAGGTTCCGCAAGACGTCGGCGTGA